The Pangasianodon hypophthalmus isolate fPanHyp1 chromosome 13, fPanHyp1.pri, whole genome shotgun sequence genome includes a window with the following:
- the LOC113528610 gene encoding perforin-1 isoform X1 codes for MKPTHWHSQKFYTHTHTHTDRYQLRKTQERTTIRTSECTNKHTSMTMSPTPALLWWSGLFSLLVLLPLIQSCEKGTARDCAEADFAPGSDLAGEGFDITKLQRKGSFVIDMQRWKQKDKSCTLCHNPYMEGKKQKLPVSVVDWRPSQKCNMKVSSSVYQSSESVVSASTSSIENNWNMNLGIDVKRGEGSLMLAGSNSKLAEYSMEKTKKDRFSFTSHSISCGYYSYRVSNRPLIHPEFKQALSKLPKQYNPQFKSRFYKLIDNFGTHYITKVTLGGKVHSVTSIRQCQTSLQGLSVDEVKTCLDVEASASVMGKSKTDVNSKHCDEAKAKTENKNSFSSNFNDRLTEISGGHTTEPELLFSADKDPGAYKEWLASIPLYPDVISYSLQPLHEILPTNNPTRKHLRKAIHDFILEKSLWRNCSEPCSAGIKPNPKEPCMCSCRNNPGVTPDCCPSKRGIARAKVIVLRASGLWGDHTTATDGYVKVYEKNSMLIGRTPVIYNNNDPHWAMTFDLGDIPLSNYDPLKLEVWDEDNKWDDDQLGACSVPLKAGVSENFCNLNHGVLYYKIEVVCAPSLAGPSCTDYVGSPMNFSLEKVYVSRHSRPIPRDMLQEMGVILDEAPLTVKQIRYDPNKSVMQLL; via the exons ATGAAGCCCACCCACTGGCATAGTCagaaattttacacacacacacacacacacaccgacagaTATCAACTCAGGAAAACTCAG GAAAGAACCACCATCAGGACCTCTGAGTGCACCAATAAACACACCTCCATGACAATGTCTCCTACACCAGCTCTCTTGTGGTGGTCAggtcttttttccctcttggtCCTCCTTCCTCTGATCCAGTCATGTGAAAAAGGAACGGCGCGAGACTGTGCCGAAGCAGACTTCGCTCCCGGGTCCGACCTCGCTGGAGAAGGCTTTGACATAACCAAGCTGCAGCGGAAAGGTTCTTTTGTCATCGACATGCAAAGATGGAAACAGAAGGACAAATCCTGTACTCTGTGCCATAACCCTTACATGGAGGGGAAGAAGCAGAAGCTCCCGGTTTCTGTGGTGGACTGGAGACCGAGCCAGAAGTGCAACATGAAGGTGTCCAGCTCTGTCTACCAGTCCAGCGAGTCTGTGGTCAGCGCCAGCACCTCCTCTATCGAGAATAACTGGAACATGAATTTGGGAATTGATGTGAAGAGGGGAGAGGGGTCCCTCATGTTGGCAGGCAGCAACTCCAAGTTGGCTGAGTATTCGATGGAGAAAACCAAAAAGGACAGGTTCAGTTTCACCAGTCACAGTATTTCCTGTGGATATTACAG TTACAGGGTTTCTAACAGGCCATTAATTCATCCTGAGTTTAAACAAGCCCTGAGCAAGCTACCCAAGCAGTACAATCCTCAGTTCAAGTCACGCTTCTACAAGCTCATAGACAACTTCGGCACTCACTACATCACCAAG GTGACCCTGGGAGGGAAGGTCCACTCGGTGACCAGTATCAGACAGTGCCAGACGTCCCTGCAGGGTCTGAGCGTGGACGAGGTGAAGACGTGTCTGGACGTGGAGGCGTCCGCCAGCGTGATGGGGAAATCGAAAACCGATGTTAACAGCAAGCACTGTGACGAAGCCAAGGCCAAGACTGAGAATAAAAACAGCTTCTCCAGTAACTTCAACGACCG ATTAACAGAGATCTCAGGAGGCCACACCACGGAGCCCGAGCTCCTCTTCTCTGCAGATAAAGACCCCGGTGCTTATAAAGAGTGGCTCGCGTCCATCCCGCTCTACCCAGATGTGATTTCGTACTCTCTTCAGCCTCTCCATGAGATTCTCCCCACCAACAACCCGACCCGAAAGCACCTGCGCAAAGCCATTCACGACTTCATCCTGGAGAAGTCTCTGTGGAGAAACTGCTCTGAGCCCTGTAGCGCCGGAATCAAACCCAATCCCAAAGAACCGTGTATGTGTTCATGCAGGAATAACCCTGGCGTGACCCCTGACTGCTGCCCATCCAAACGCGGCATCGCTCGGGCCAAGGTGATTGTACTACGGGCGTCAGGGTTATGGGGAGACCACACGACCGCCACGGACGGTTATGTCAAAGTttatgaaaaaaacagcatgttgaTTGGACGCACGCCGGTGATCTACAACAACAACGATCCCCACTGGGCCATGACCTTTGATCTCGGTGATATCCCTCTGTCAAATTACGACCCTTTAAAGCTGGAGGTGTGGGACGAGGACAACAAATGGGATGACGACCAGCTAGGGGCCTGCAGTGTCCCGCTGAAAGCGGGTGTTTCAGagaatttctgtaatttaaatcatgGCGTGCTTTATTATAAAATAGAGGTGGTGTGTGCACCGAGTTTAGCGGGTCCGTCGTGCACAGATTATGTTGGATCTCCTATGAATTTTAGTCTGGAGAAGGTATACGTGTCCCGGCACTCTCGGCCCATTCCACGGGACATGCTGCAGGAAATGGGCGTGATTCTTGACGAAGCTCCATTAACTGTTAAGCAGATCAGATACGATCCTAATAAAAGTGTCATGCAGCTTCTGTAG
- the LOC113528609 gene encoding perforin-1, whose product MVQTLLIWAVVANLLPPPTSQTCFKANESQCGNVDFAPGSNLAGEGFDITTMQRKGAFVIDMSSWIQNNSCTLCKNPYMGGQVQKLPVSVVDWRPSRKCKMKVSSSVYQSSEALVSSSTSSIENKWQTDLQIVTPKVQGSLMLAGSNSKLAEYSMQKTKKDKFSFTSQTVSCGYYGYRVSSRPLLHPELINEFGSLPETYDESTKHLYYKLIDEFGTHYITKVTLGGEVRSVTSIKECQASLQGLSVDEVKMCLDVEASASTGISANLQTEAHHCKQAKDKTLNKKSFSSSFSDRETDVIGGYTQSTDLLFSSNNDPKAYKEWVSSLPAHPDVLSYSLKPLHELLPAKNPIRVHLRNAIKDYILQRALLKNCTSPCKTGVKTNPEEPCSCSCHNNPDVALNCCPTQRGSAHVTVTAIKATGLYGDYLTQTDAFVKILLNGKINGGQTSVIPDDNSPSWDWDFHLGTMDITHFSSVKLEVWDEDSDSDNDLLGACNVPLKSGVEKNACALNHGVLYYKVQVKCIPGLTGPSCTEYNPSPMEAQLEKLYVSRNARPIPRGMLLEMGVLLDERIPHFNQSNIRKVKGLEL is encoded by the exons ATGGTTCAGACTCTTCTGATTTGGGCCGTCGTTGCCAATTTGCTCCCTCCTCCAACCAGCCAGACCTGCTTCAAGGCCAATGAGTCTCAGTGTGGCAATGTGGACTTCGCTCCAGGATCCAACCTAGCAGGAGAAGGCTTTGACATCACCACCATGCAACGGAAAGGGGCCTTTGTCATTGATATGAGCTCCTGGATCCAGAACAACTCCTGCACTCTGTGTAAAAACCCCTACATGGGAGGTCAAGTGCAGAAGCTCCCAGTTTCTGTGGTGGACTGGAGACCAAGTCGGAAGTGCAAAATGAAGGTGTCCAGCTCTGTCTACCAGTCCAGCGAGGCCCTGGTCAGCTCCAGCACCTCTTCTATTGAGAACAAGTGGCAGACAGACTTGCAAATAGTAACTCCAAAAGTTCAGGGATCACTGATGCTGGCAGGCAGTAACTCCAAGCTGGCCGAATATTCAATGCAGAAAACCAAAAAAGACAAGTTCAGCTTCACCAGCCAGACTGTCTCTTGTGGATACTACGG ATACAGGGTTTCGAGCCGTCCACTCCTGCACCCAGAGCTGATTAATGAATTCGGAAGTCTCCCTGAGACATATGATGAGTCTACAAAGCACCTCTATTACAAGCTTATTGACGAGTTTGGTACTCATTATATCACAAAG GTGACTCTGGGTGGAGAGGTTCGTTCTGTGACCAGCATCAAGGAGTGCCAGGCGTCCCTGCAGGGTCTGAGTGTGGACGAGGTGAAGATGTGTCTAGACGTGGAGGCTTCTGCCAGTACGGGAATATCTGCAAACCTGCAGACCGAGGCTCATCACTGCAAGCAGGCCAAAGACAAGACTCTGAACAAAAAGAGCTTCTCCAGCAGCTTCAGTGACAG GGAAACAGATGTAATTGGTGGCTACACTCAGAGTACCGACCTCCTTTTCTCATCAAATAATGACCCAAAGGCCTATAAGGAGTGGGTCTCATCTCTGCCCGCTCACCCTGATGTGCTTTCCTACTCGCTCAAGCCCCTTCACGAGTTGCTACCAGCAAAGAACCCAATCCGAGTGCATTTGCGCAATGCCATCAAGGACTACATTCTCCAGAGGGCTCTGTTAAAAAACTGCACAAGCCCATGTAAGACCGGTGTGAAGACCAACCCTGAGGAGCCGTGCAGCTGCAGCTGCCACAACAACCCAGACGTGGCCCTCAACTGCTGCCCCACTCAGAGAGGATCTGCTCATGTGACCGTAACTGCGATCAAAGCCACAGGTTTATATGGAGATTACTTGACTCAGACAGATGCATTCGTCAAGATCCTCCTCAACGGTAAAATCAACGGAGGCCAGACGTCTGTGATCCCCGATGACAACTCGCCCAGTTGGGACTGGGATTTCCATCTTGGAACTATGGACATTACTCATTTCAGCAGCGTGAAGCTGGAGGTGTGGGACGAGGACAGTGATTCAGATAATGACCTTCTCGGGGCATGCAACGTTCCACTGAAATCGGGAGTGGAGAAGAATGCCTGTGCACTCAATCACGGAGTGCTGTATTATAAAGTGCAGGTGAAGTGCATCCCTGGATTGACTGGTCCTTCGTGCACGGAGTACAATCCCTCTCCCATGGAGGCACAGCTAGAGAAACTGTACGTCTCCCGGAATGCTCGCCCGATTCCCAGAGGTATGCTGCTGGAGATGGGAGTGCTCCTCGATGAACGCATTCCCCACTTCAACCAGAGCAACATTCGCAAAGTTAAAGGTCTTGAATTGTAG
- the LOC117598757 gene encoding perforin-1-like: protein MLQTLLIWAIVANLLPPPTSQTCFKANESQCHNVDFAPGSNLAGEGFDITTMQRKGAFVIDMSSWIQNNFCTLCKNPYMGGQVQKLPVSVVDWRPSRKCKMKVSSSVYQSSEALVSSSTSSIENNWQSDLQIVTPKVQGSLMLAGSNSKLAEYSMQKTKKDKFSFTSHAVSCGYYKYRVSSHPLLHPELINEFGSLPKTYDESTKHLYFRLIDKFGTHYITKVTLGGEVHSVTSIRECQASLQGLSVDEVKMCLDVEASASTGIAANLQTEAHHCKQAKEKTLSKKSFSSSFSDRETDVIGGYTQSVDLLFLSKNDPKAYKEWVSSLPAHPDVLSYSLEPLHRLLPAKKSIRVHLRNAIKDYILQRALLKNCTSSCKTGVKTNPEEPCSCSCHNNPGVALNCCPTLRGSAQVTVTAIKATGLYGDYFTQTDGFVKILLNGQIPRGQTSVIPDNDSPYWDWDFHLGTMDITHFSSVKLEVWDEDSDSDDDLLGACNVPLKSGVEKNACALNHGMLYYKVQVKCIPGLTGPSCREYNPSPMEAQLEKLYVSRNARPIPRGMLLEMGVLLDERIPRFNQSNIRKAKGLEL from the exons ATGCTGCAGACACTTCTGATTTGGGCCATCGTTGCCAATTTGCTCCCTCCTCCAACCAGCCAGACCTGCTTCAAGGCCAATGAGTCTCAATGTCACAATGTGGACTTCGCTCCAGGATCCAACCTAGCAGGAGAAGGCTTTGACATCACCACCATGCAACGGAAAGGGGCCTTTGTCATTGATATGAGCTCCTGGATCCAGAACAACTTCTGCACTCTGTGTAAAAACCCCTACATGGGAGGTCAAGTGCAGAAGCTCCCAGTTTCTGTGGTGGACTGGAGACCAAGTCGGAAGTGCAAAATGAAGGTGTCCAGCTCTGTCTACCAGTCCAGCGAGGCCCTGGTCAGCTCCAGCACCTCTTCTATTGAGAACAACTGGCAGTCAGACTTGCAAATAGTAACTCCAAAAGTTCAGGGATCACTGATGCTGGCAGGCAGTAACTCCAAGCTGGCCGAATATTCAATGCAGAAAACCAAAAAAGACAAGTTCAGCTTCACCAGTCATGCTGTCTCTTGTGGATACTACAA ATACAGGGTTTCGAGCCATCCACTCCTGCACCCAGAGCTGATTAATGAATTCGGAAGTCTCCCTAAGACATATGATGAGTCTACAAAGCACCTCTATTTCAGGCTGATTGACAAGTTTGGTACTCATTATATCACAAAG GTGACTCTGGGTGGAGAGGTTCACTCTGTGACCAGCATCAGGGAGTGCCAGGCGTCCCTGCAGGGTCTGAGTGTGGATGAGGTGAAGATGTGTCTGGACGTGGAGGCTTCTGCCAGTACGGGAATAGCTGCAAACCTGCAGACTGAGGCTCATCACTGCAAGCAGGCCAAGGAAAAGACTCTGAGCAAAAAGAGCTTCTCCAGCAGCTTCAGTGACAG GGAAACAGATGTGATTGGTGGCTACACTCAGAGTGTTGACCTCCTTTTCTTGTCAAAAAATGACCCAAAGGCCTATAAGGAGTGGGTCTCATCTCTGCCCGCTCACCCTGATGTGCTTTCCTACTCACTCGAACCCCTTCACCGGTTGCTGCCAGCAAAGAAATCAATCCGAGTGCATTTGCGCAATGCCATCAAGGACTACATCCTCCAGAGGGCTCTGTTAAAAAACTGCACAAGCTCATGTAAGACCGGTGTGAAGACCAACCCTGAGGAGCCGTGCAGCTGCAGCTGCCACAACAACCCAGGCGTGGCCCTCAACTGCTGCCCCACTCTGAGAGGATCTGCTCAAGTCACCGTAACTGCGATCAAAGCCACAGGTTTATATGGAGATTACTTCACTCAGACAGACGGATTTGTCAAGATCCTCCTCAATGGACAGATCCCCAGAGGCCAGACATCTGTGATCCCGGATAACGACTCACCCTACTGGGACTGGGATTTCCATCTTGGAACTATGGACATTACTCATTTCAGCAGCGTGAAGCTGGAGGTGTGGGACGAGGACAGTGATTCAGATGATGACCTTCTCGGGGCATGCAACGTTCCACTGAAATCTGGAGTGGAGAAGAATGCCTGTGCACTCAATCACGGAATGCTGTATTATAAAGTGCAGGTGAAGTGCATCCCTGGATTGACTGGTCCTTCATGCAGGGAGTACAATCCCTCTCCCATGGAGGCACAGCTAGAGAAACTGTACGTCTCCCGGAATGCTCGCCCGATTCCCAGAGGTATGCTGCTGGAGATGGGAGTGCTCCTCGATGAACGCATTCCCCGATTCAACCAGAGCAACATTCGCAAAGCTAAAGGTCTTGAATTGTAG
- the LOC113528610 gene encoding perforin-1 isoform X2 has protein sequence MTMSPTPALLWWSGLFSLLVLLPLIQSCEKGTARDCAEADFAPGSDLAGEGFDITKLQRKGSFVIDMQRWKQKDKSCTLCHNPYMEGKKQKLPVSVVDWRPSQKCNMKVSSSVYQSSESVVSASTSSIENNWNMNLGIDVKRGEGSLMLAGSNSKLAEYSMEKTKKDRFSFTSHSISCGYYSYRVSNRPLIHPEFKQALSKLPKQYNPQFKSRFYKLIDNFGTHYITKVTLGGKVHSVTSIRQCQTSLQGLSVDEVKTCLDVEASASVMGKSKTDVNSKHCDEAKAKTENKNSFSSNFNDRLTEISGGHTTEPELLFSADKDPGAYKEWLASIPLYPDVISYSLQPLHEILPTNNPTRKHLRKAIHDFILEKSLWRNCSEPCSAGIKPNPKEPCMCSCRNNPGVTPDCCPSKRGIARAKVIVLRASGLWGDHTTATDGYVKVYEKNSMLIGRTPVIYNNNDPHWAMTFDLGDIPLSNYDPLKLEVWDEDNKWDDDQLGACSVPLKAGVSENFCNLNHGVLYYKIEVVCAPSLAGPSCTDYVGSPMNFSLEKVYVSRHSRPIPRDMLQEMGVILDEAPLTVKQIRYDPNKSVMQLL, from the exons ATGACAATGTCTCCTACACCAGCTCTCTTGTGGTGGTCAggtcttttttccctcttggtCCTCCTTCCTCTGATCCAGTCATGTGAAAAAGGAACGGCGCGAGACTGTGCCGAAGCAGACTTCGCTCCCGGGTCCGACCTCGCTGGAGAAGGCTTTGACATAACCAAGCTGCAGCGGAAAGGTTCTTTTGTCATCGACATGCAAAGATGGAAACAGAAGGACAAATCCTGTACTCTGTGCCATAACCCTTACATGGAGGGGAAGAAGCAGAAGCTCCCGGTTTCTGTGGTGGACTGGAGACCGAGCCAGAAGTGCAACATGAAGGTGTCCAGCTCTGTCTACCAGTCCAGCGAGTCTGTGGTCAGCGCCAGCACCTCCTCTATCGAGAATAACTGGAACATGAATTTGGGAATTGATGTGAAGAGGGGAGAGGGGTCCCTCATGTTGGCAGGCAGCAACTCCAAGTTGGCTGAGTATTCGATGGAGAAAACCAAAAAGGACAGGTTCAGTTTCACCAGTCACAGTATTTCCTGTGGATATTACAG TTACAGGGTTTCTAACAGGCCATTAATTCATCCTGAGTTTAAACAAGCCCTGAGCAAGCTACCCAAGCAGTACAATCCTCAGTTCAAGTCACGCTTCTACAAGCTCATAGACAACTTCGGCACTCACTACATCACCAAG GTGACCCTGGGAGGGAAGGTCCACTCGGTGACCAGTATCAGACAGTGCCAGACGTCCCTGCAGGGTCTGAGCGTGGACGAGGTGAAGACGTGTCTGGACGTGGAGGCGTCCGCCAGCGTGATGGGGAAATCGAAAACCGATGTTAACAGCAAGCACTGTGACGAAGCCAAGGCCAAGACTGAGAATAAAAACAGCTTCTCCAGTAACTTCAACGACCG ATTAACAGAGATCTCAGGAGGCCACACCACGGAGCCCGAGCTCCTCTTCTCTGCAGATAAAGACCCCGGTGCTTATAAAGAGTGGCTCGCGTCCATCCCGCTCTACCCAGATGTGATTTCGTACTCTCTTCAGCCTCTCCATGAGATTCTCCCCACCAACAACCCGACCCGAAAGCACCTGCGCAAAGCCATTCACGACTTCATCCTGGAGAAGTCTCTGTGGAGAAACTGCTCTGAGCCCTGTAGCGCCGGAATCAAACCCAATCCCAAAGAACCGTGTATGTGTTCATGCAGGAATAACCCTGGCGTGACCCCTGACTGCTGCCCATCCAAACGCGGCATCGCTCGGGCCAAGGTGATTGTACTACGGGCGTCAGGGTTATGGGGAGACCACACGACCGCCACGGACGGTTATGTCAAAGTttatgaaaaaaacagcatgttgaTTGGACGCACGCCGGTGATCTACAACAACAACGATCCCCACTGGGCCATGACCTTTGATCTCGGTGATATCCCTCTGTCAAATTACGACCCTTTAAAGCTGGAGGTGTGGGACGAGGACAACAAATGGGATGACGACCAGCTAGGGGCCTGCAGTGTCCCGCTGAAAGCGGGTGTTTCAGagaatttctgtaatttaaatcatgGCGTGCTTTATTATAAAATAGAGGTGGTGTGTGCACCGAGTTTAGCGGGTCCGTCGTGCACAGATTATGTTGGATCTCCTATGAATTTTAGTCTGGAGAAGGTATACGTGTCCCGGCACTCTCGGCCCATTCCACGGGACATGCTGCAGGAAATGGGCGTGATTCTTGACGAAGCTCCATTAACTGTTAAGCAGATCAGATACGATCCTAATAAAAGTGTCATGCAGCTTCTGTAG